One genomic window of Garra rufa chromosome 24, GarRuf1.0, whole genome shotgun sequence includes the following:
- the ngdn gene encoding neuroguidin, which produces MAATTVGNDLIDSDLPTAVRLLNNLTEQVAAVTSHIRDLIKKVRDKAYQTTKGLSFLDLRYHLLLFYLQDVTHLISLKTEGESLKDNSAIHRLVTIRTVLEKMRPLDQKLKYQIDKLVQTAVTGRLAENDPLHFRPNPQNLVSKLSESENSDDEEEGEKSKGPKDPLYGRKYRPPRIAPMHYDGDLTEAAREQERINKQKKVALRSSLIQELRQQYSDAPEEIRDRRDFQTERESREELNRKNYEETMMVRLSLTREQRVRKRKMVGMTSQLGNITRFSDITALTGGEAQDVDSPKPKKRKKVVKKGKKKFFKKRK; this is translated from the exons ATGGCGGCCACCACAGTTGGAAAC GATCTTATAGACAGTGACCTTCCCACTGCTGTACGTCTACTCAACAATCTCACAGAACAG GTTGCTGCAGTTACAAGTCATATCCGGGACCTGATAAAGAAAGTCAGAGACAAAGCTTATCAGACTACTAAG GGTTTGTCTTTTCTCGACTTGAGATATCATCTGTTACTGTTTTACCTTCAAGACGTTACtcatttgatcagtttaaagaCAGAAGGAGAAAGTCTGAAGGACAACAGCGCCATCCACAGGCTGGTCACCATAAGGACG GTTTTAGAGAAGATGCGTCCCCTAGATCAAAAGCTGAAATATCAGATTGATAAATTAGTGCAGACGGCAGTTACAGGCAGACTTG CTGAGAATGACCCTCTACACTTTCGCCCTAACCCTCAGAATCTGGTCAGCAAG CTGAGTGAATCTGAGAACTCAGATGATGAGGAGGAAGGAGAAAAATCAAAGGGTCCAAAAGATCCTTTATATGGCAGGAAATACAGACCTCCACGAATTGCTCCAATGCATTATG ATGGAGACCTGACAGAAGCAGCCCGAGAACAGGAGCGTATTAATAAACAGAAGAAAGTGGCACTCCGCAGCTCTCTGATCCAGGAGCTCAGACAACAATACAGCGACGCTCCTGAGGAGATCAGAGACCGCAGAGACTTCCAGACTGAACGGGAAAGCAGAGAGGAGCTGAACAG GAAAAACTACGAGGAAACCATGATGGTGCGTCTCAGTCTGACACGTGAGCAGAGAGTCAGGAAAAGAAAAATGGTGGGAATGACATCACAGCTTGGTAACATCACACGATTCAGTGACATCACCGCTCTGACAGGGGGAGAAGCACAG GATGTTGATAGTCCAAAACCCAAGAAAAGGAAGAAAGTTGTCAAGAAAGGCAAAAAGAAAT TTTTCAAGAAGCGCAAGTAA